A DNA window from Myxococcales bacterium contains the following coding sequences:
- a CDS encoding AAA family ATPase codes for MTASTKTPSAVKRLAPTGEFQGQIRPSQVNQLLDKRKKQGYGQYLNKVILTKVRGFSGQEVSFDFPVTAIIGPNGGGKTTILGAAACAYSVIKPRQFFSKSGPFDSSMKEWTIEYEILDRKENPKGILRRTASFRSSKWSREALSRDVLVFGVSRTVPATERPDMRRCTTGKFKVGADQVSRLEPEVALAVQRILGKDVENYSHIKIDGRGKISLLSAHTPNGVKYSEFHFGAGESSIIRMIRHIEHAKDHCLILIEEIENGLHPVATVRMVEYLVDVAQRKNAQAIFTTHSNDALKPLPDEAVWASVDQTVFQGKLDVHALRAITGQVDSQLVVFVEDAFAKQWVESVLRLVDPDSLGLVEVHGMHGDGMAVAVNRHHNLDPSHTADSICMIDGDSRQEESAQNGVFRLPGASPEAYIYDSVLENLDRDVGLLAVALHQRFEDQPHVSDVVQDVRRVNRDAHILFSQVARKLGFLSEEVVRSAFLSVWTQRHQEIASKIAVPILARLPQK; via the coding sequence ATGACCGCCTCCACAAAGACCCCATCCGCGGTCAAGCGCCTCGCTCCAACTGGCGAGTTTCAAGGACAGATCCGCCCCTCTCAAGTCAATCAACTTCTCGACAAGCGAAAGAAGCAAGGCTATGGTCAGTATCTGAACAAGGTAATCCTCACAAAGGTACGCGGCTTCTCGGGCCAAGAGGTCTCCTTCGATTTCCCGGTGACCGCAATAATCGGACCCAACGGGGGTGGAAAGACAACCATCTTGGGCGCAGCCGCCTGCGCCTATTCGGTCATAAAACCAAGGCAGTTCTTTAGCAAAAGCGGCCCATTTGATTCGAGCATGAAGGAGTGGACCATTGAATACGAGATACTTGACCGCAAAGAGAATCCCAAAGGAATTCTCCGCCGCACCGCCAGCTTTCGCTCCAGCAAATGGTCACGAGAGGCCTTGTCGCGCGATGTCCTAGTTTTCGGCGTTAGCCGCACAGTACCAGCGACGGAGCGCCCAGACATGCGCAGGTGCACAACGGGCAAGTTCAAAGTGGGCGCGGACCAGGTCTCAAGACTTGAACCAGAAGTTGCTCTGGCCGTTCAGAGAATCCTTGGCAAGGACGTCGAAAACTACTCGCACATCAAGATCGATGGGCGTGGCAAGATCTCTCTCCTCTCCGCCCACACACCGAACGGCGTCAAGTATTCCGAATTTCATTTCGGCGCTGGCGAGTCGAGCATCATTCGGATGATACGTCACATCGAGCACGCGAAAGACCATTGCCTCATACTTATTGAAGAGATCGAAAATGGGCTCCATCCGGTCGCCACTGTCCGTATGGTCGAGTACCTAGTTGATGTGGCGCAACGAAAGAACGCCCAAGCAATATTCACGACCCACTCTAATGACGCACTCAAGCCATTGCCAGACGAGGCTGTCTGGGCATCCGTCGACCAGACAGTATTTCAGGGAAAGTTGGACGTGCACGCCCTCCGGGCCATTACGGGTCAAGTCGACTCACAGCTAGTCGTGTTCGTTGAAGACGCGTTTGCTAAGCAGTGGGTTGAGTCGGTCCTGCGTCTCGTTGACCCTGATTCGCTCGGTCTTGTGGAAGTTCATGGCATGCACGGCGACGGAATGGCAGTCGCAGTCAATAGGCATCACAACCTTGACCCGAGCCATACGGCGGACTCAATCTGTATGATAGACGGCGATTCCCGACAAGAAGAATCGGCGCAGAACGGAGTATTCCGATTGCCAGGCGCAAGTCCCGAGGCGTACATCTACGACTCCGTTCTTGAGAACCTAGATCGAGATGTAGGTCTCCTTGCTGTGGCCCTGCACCAGCGATTCGAGGATCAGCCGCACGTAAGTGACGTCGTACAGGATGTCCGCCGGGTCAATCGCGATGCGCACATTCTATTCAGTCAGGTCGCCAGAAAACTAGGCTTCCTTTCTGAGGAGGTCGTGCGGAGTGCGTTCCTTTCTGTGTGGACACAGCGACATCAGGAGATCGCCTCAAAGATCGCAGTCCCGATTCTGGCGAGACTCCCGCAGAAGTAG